The nucleotide window CAACTATATAGAATTTGCTGTGATAATATTTTTCATAGGTGTTGGAAATGGACTATTTGTATCGCCTAATATGACAGCCTTAATGAATGCCTCACCACCACAGCATAGAGGATCTGCTTCTGGAATAAGAGCTATGTTAACTAATACCGGTAGTACATTAAGTATTGGGATATTCTTTACTATAGTAATTGACACCTTATACATTTCATTACCTCCAGTATTAACTAATGCATTAACTGCTGCTGGAGCTCCTCAACTAGCCCCAATATTAAGTAAAATACCTCCAACTGCTGCGATATTTGCGAGTTTTCTAGGCTATAATCCTGTTTCGACGATACTTTCGCAACTACCGACCTCATTAGTTAACGCAATTCCTGCCTCTACAATAGCTACCATAACCGGTACATATTGGTTCCCTAACGTGATAGCATCACCCTTCATGGAAGCTCTAAGAATTGCATTTTACGTTTCAGCATCAATGGCATTTTTAGCTACTATAGCTTCAGCTTTAAGAGGAAAAACGGTGATTTATGAAAGAGATTTAATGAGACCTATGGCTGTAAACTCCTCAGATGATAAAAAGGATTAAAAGCTAATTATACTAAAATACTAAGGCATGGAGCCGAATTTAATTACCTTAAGTAATTACAAGGCGACTTTAGGAGAGGGCCCCGTTTACGATAAGGAGTTGAATAAACTTTTTTGGGTTGATATTGAGGGAAAGAGGATAATAGTTAACGATCTGAATACTGGTACTGAAGTATTCTATGAGATGCCTGATCTCATATCATCCTTATGTGTTATTGATGATAAGAGAGTGATTGCTACCATTAGACATGGATTTTATATAGTAAATTTAGACAGAGGAGAAATTCAGAAGATTGCTGAAGTGGAAACTGATATGGAATCTAATAGATTTAACGATGGGAAGTGTGATAAACTTGGGCGATATTGGGCGGGAACTATGAATATGAATGAAAGAAAACCAACTGGAAGTTTCTATAAACTTGATACTGGTAAGATAACTAAGATTTTAGAAGGTCTCACAGTATCAAATGGCTTAGGTTGGGATCCAGATAATACTCAAATGTTCCTCATTGATAGTCCAGTTAGAAAGGTCTTCGTATT belongs to Saccharolobus solfataricus and includes:
- a CDS encoding SMP-30/gluconolactonase/LRE family protein; its protein translation is MEPNLITLSNYKATLGEGPVYDKELNKLFWVDIEGKRIIVNDLNTGTEVFYEMPDLISSLCVIDDKRVIATIRHGFYIVNLDRGEIQKIAEVETDMESNRFNDGKCDKLGRYWAGTMNMNERKPTGSFYKLDTGKITKILEGLTVSNGLGWDPDNTQMFLIDSPVRKVFVFDFDLNKGEIYNRRVAVDFGNEPGNPDGMAVDEEGYIWVAHWGGGKVSRWNPKTGKKLFEIKVPATYVTSVTFGTQELDQLFITTAGKSQDPLAGKTFTTKANVRGLQNFRFKIS